In Musa acuminata AAA Group cultivar baxijiao chromosome BXJ3-11, Cavendish_Baxijiao_AAA, whole genome shotgun sequence, one DNA window encodes the following:
- the LOC135653217 gene encoding ubiquitin carboxyl-terminal hydrolase 3-like: protein MASASEKKRWLPLEANPDVMNQFIWGLGVPEDVAEFNDVYGLDEELLEMVPKPVLAVLFLFPYSKEAEAERISNQEKASGNEKKKPSEKVYFLKQTVGNACGTIGVLHALGNASSHIKFIEESFLDRFYKSTASLDPFERAAFLEKDREMEDAHSVAATAGDTEASSEVDEHYICFTCIDGELYELDGMKSQPISHGPSSPDSLLQDAAKVIKALILKNPDSMNFNVMALSKNSG, encoded by the exons ATGGCGTCGGCGTCAGAGAAGAAGAGATGGCTTCCCCTGGAAGCAAACCCCGATGTGATGAACCAG TTCATTTGGGGTCTCGGGGTCCCGGAGGACGTAGCTGAGTTCAATGACGTGTATGGCTTGGACGAGGAGCTCTTGGAGATGGTCCCGAAGCCTGTGCTCGCCGTGCTGTTTCTTTTCCCTTACTCCAAGGAG GCTGAAGCTGAGAGGATATCCAATCAAGAGAAGGCATCGGGGAATGAAAAGAAG AAACCAAGTGAGAAGGTGTACTTCTTGAAACAAACTGTGGGTAATGCTTGTGGAACAATTGGTGTTCTTCATGCTTTAGGAAATGCGAGTTCACATATCAAATTCA TTGAGGAATCATTTTTGGATAGGTTTTATAAATCAACAGCCAGCTTGGATCCATTTGAG CGTGCTGCCTTTCTGGAAAAAGACAGAGAAATGGAGGATGCACATTCTGTTGCAGCGACTGCTGGGGACACAGAG GCTTCTTCAGAAGTGGATGAACACTATATTTGCTTTACATGTATAGATG GAGAACTTTATGAGCTTGATGGAATGAAATCCCAACCTATAAGTCATGGTCCTTCATCGCCTGACAGCTTATTGCAG GATGCAGCTAAGGTTATAAAAGCTCTGATCTTGAAGAACCCCGACTCAATGAACTTCAATGTCATGGCTCTGTCGAAAAATTCAGGATGA
- the LOC135652612 gene encoding protein NRT1/ PTR FAMILY 4.6-like, whose translation MLPILASTILMNTCLAQLQTFSVQQGNIMDLHLGSFEVPAASIPVIPVVFMSILIPIYNFVFIPFARGITGHPSGITHLQRVGVGLVLSAVSMAIAAAVELKRRNAAVQDGKLISLFWLSFQYGIFGVADMFTLVGLLEFFYSEAPAGMRSLSTSLSFLSLSFGYFLSSIFVQAINGITGRLTQSRQGWLHGLDLNANRLELFYSFLAVLSCLNFGVYLMCAKWYKYRAEGSAAATPEDAKSTDAPAERSINGLVSPDKLI comes from the coding sequence ATGCTCCCCATCCTGGCCAGCACCATACTCATGAACACCTGCCTCGCCCAGCTTCAGACCTTCTCGGTGCAACAGGGCAACATCATGGACCTCCACCTCGGCTCCTTCGAGGTCCCGGCCGCCTCCATCCCCGTCATCCCCGTCGTCTTCATGTCCATACTCATCCCCATCTACAACTTCGTCTTCATCCCCTTCGCACGCGGCATCACCGGTCACCCTTCCGGCATCACCCACCTCCAGCGCGTCGGCGTCGGCCTCGTCCTCTCTGCCGTCTCGATggccatcgccgccgccgtcgAGCTGAAGCGCCGCAACGCGGCCGTCCAAGACGGCAAGCTTATCAGCCTCTTCTGGCTGTCCTTCCAGTACGGCATATTCGGGGTGGCCGACATGTTCACGCTGGTTGGGCTACTGGAGTTCTTCTACAGCGAGGCGCCGGCCGGAATGCGCTCCCTCTCCACATCCCTCTCgtttctctccctctccttcggCTACTTCCTCAGCTCCATCTTCGTGCAAGCCATCAACGGCATCACAGGGAGGTTGACGCAAAGCCGGCAGGGATGGCTCCACGGGCTGGATCTGAACGCGAACCGCCTGGAACTTTTCTACTCTTTCCTCGCCGTATTGAGCTGCCTCAACTTTGGGGTCTATCTCATGTGTGCCAAATGGTACAAGTACAGGGCGGAAGGTTCAGCGGCGGCCACTCCGGAAGACGCTAAGAGTACTGATGCACCGGCCGAGCGCTCTATCAATGGCCTTGTGTCTCCGGATAAGTTAATCTGA
- the LOC135653019 gene encoding protein NRT1/ PTR FAMILY 4.5-like encodes MSLVGRRNHPGRFRGDDHIDREPPQGQSMEVNEAGTDPHTSGKTRKGGFRAAMFVFAMSGVENVGFIANMVSLVLYFMYVMHFDLAGSSTTLTNFVGATFLLTIVGGFISDTYMTRLNTALLFGFFEIAGYILLAVQAYKSSLRPCPTCRLEGRNALLFHATLCLLAIGFGGTRGSFPALGADQFDKKNPKQKYQITTYFNFMLLSVTLGATVGVTVIVWVSTEKKQWSLAFLISMLLALLGFAFLAAGKPFYLVRVPGDSPLLKLIQVVVVAFKNRKLAVPQNSDDLYEINEKVDEHVEEKLPHSSQLR; translated from the exons ATGTCCTTGGTGGGCAGGCGGAATCACCCTGGACGTTTCAGGGGCGATGACCACATCGACCGTGAACCTCCTCAG GGTCAGAGCATGGAGGTCAACGAGGCCGGTACCGATCCCCACACATCTGGGAAGACAAGAAAAGGTGGATTCAGAGCCGCCATGTTCGTCTTCG CCATGTCGGGGGTGGAGAATGTTGGCTTCATAGCAAACATGGTGAGCTTGGTGTTGTACTTCATGTACGTAATGCACTTCGATCTGGCTGGCTCCTCGACCACTCTCACTAACTTCGTGGGTGCAACCTTCCTGCTCACCATCGTCGGAGGTTTCATCTCCGACACGTACATGACCAGGCTCAACACGGCTCTTCTCTTCGGGTTCTTCGAGATCGCG GGTTACATCCTTCTCGCCGTTCAAGCTTACAAGAGCAGCTTGCGTCCTTGCCCGACATGTCGCTTGGAGGGACGAAACGCGCTGCTTTTCCACGCGACCTTGTGTCTCTTGGCGATAGGCTTCGGAGGGACACGGGGGTCGTTCCCTGCGCTTGGAGCAGACCAGTTCGACAAGAAGAACCCCAAGCAGAAGTACCAAATCACCACCTACTTCAACTTTATGTTGCTCAGCGTCACTCTGGGCGCCACTGTGGGGGTGACGGTGATCGTCTGGGTGAGCACCGAGAAGAAACAGTGGTCATTGGCTTTCTTGATATCCATGTTGCTCGCCTTGCTTGGCTTCGCCTTCCTCGCTGCCGGGAAGCCTTTCTACCTCGTCCGCGTTCCAGGAGACAGCCCCCTCCTCAAGCTCATTCAG GTCGTAGTTGTTGCATTCAAGAATCGGAAGCTGGCCGTGCCTCAGAATTCTGATGATCTGTATGAGATCAATGAGAAAGTGGATGAACATGTCGAAGAAAAGCTACCACATTCCAGCCAATTGAGGTGA
- the LOC103972639 gene encoding uncharacterized protein LOC103972639, which produces MAYNHHIEVEDDSEMKEKRDWSGRLPRLSMGSEGEDEVARCSRCGQPLDDSDQVMSSSSMASAERERRPDRALETKGSHAAPAECQLVVRVPGGSGPISLNKEEVKACRDLMIGFPCGHLRVELPVAFSDMQADAAGTCDDLSPVANWKIASPDDDPEKMKARIKVWAQAVVLMSAMKSHR; this is translated from the exons ATGGCATATAACCATCATATAGAGGTTGAAGACGACTCCGAGATGAAGGAGAAGAGAGATTGGTCCGGTCGCTTGCCGCGCCTTTCCATGGGGAGCGAGGGCGAAGACGAGGTGGCGAGATGTAGCCGCTGCGGCCAGCCGTTGGACGACTCAGATCAGGTGATGTCATCGTCGAGCATGGCGTCGGCAGAGAGGGAGCGGCGACCAGATCGAGCACTGGAGACGAAGGGGAGCCACGCTGCGCCGGCGGAGTGCCAGCTCGTAGTCCGGGTGCCGGGTGGGTCCGGGCCGATAAGCCTGAACAAGGAGGAGGTGAAGGCGTGCCGTGATCTCATGATCGGGTTTCCCTGCGGCCATCTGAGGGTGGAACTCCCTGTAGCGTTCTCCGACATGCAGGCGGACGCCGCCGGCACCTGCGACGACCTTTCCCCAGTCGCCAACTGGAAGATCGCCAGCCCAG ATGACGACCCGGAGAAGATGAAGGCCAGGATCAAAGTATGGGCTCAAGCCGTGGTTCTCATGTCTGCTATGAAGTCACACCGCTGA